A window of the Limanda limanda chromosome 8, fLimLim1.1, whole genome shotgun sequence genome harbors these coding sequences:
- the psmd7 gene encoding 26S proteasome non-ATPase regulatory subunit 7 — MPELAVENVVVHPLVLLSVVDHFNRIGKVGNQKRVVGVLLGSWHKKVLDVSNSFAVPFDEDDRDDSVWFLDHDYLENMYGMFKKVNARERIVGWYHTGPKLHKNDIAINELIKQYCTNSVLVIIDVKPKDLGLPTEAYISVEEIHDDGTPTSKTFEHVTSEIGAEEAEEVGVEHLLRDIKDTTVGTLSQRITNQVHGLKGLNSKLMDIRSYLEKVTAGKLPINHQIIYHLQDVFNLLPDVNLLEFTKAFYLKTNDQMLVVYLASLIRSVVALHNLINNKISNRDAEKKEGQEKEEGKKEKKDDKEKKDDKDKDKEKEKEKEKGDGAKKDEKKKK; from the exons ATGCCGGAGTTAGCGGTGGAAAACGTGGTGGTTCACCCGCTGGTGCTGCTCAGCGTGGTCGACCACTTCAACAG GATAGGGAAGGTTGGCAACCAGAAACGAGTGGTTGGCGTCCTCCTGGGATCCTGGCACAAAAAAGTTCTTGACGTCTCAAATAGTTTTGCAG TGCCATTCGATGAGGATGACAGGGACGACTCTGTGTGGTTCCTGGACCATGACTACCTGGAGAACATGTATGGCATGTTCAAGAAAGTTAATG CCAGAGAAAGAATAGTTGGATGGTACcacacaggacccaaattacaTAAGAATGACATTGCCATCAATGAACTCATCAAGCAGTACTGTACCAATTCG GTGTTAGTCATCATAGATGTGAAGCCCAAAGATCTTGGTCTACCCACAGAAGCTTACATCTCCGTGGAGGAAATACACGAC GATGGCACACCAACATCCAAGACATTTGAACATGTCACCAGTGAGATTGGAGCTGAGGAAGCGGAGGAAGTAGGAGTGGAGCACCTTCTCAG AGATATCAAAGATACCACAGTGGGCACTTTGTCTCAACGCATTACAAACCAGGTTCACGGCCTAAAGGGACTCAACTCAAAGCTCATGGACATCCGCTCCTACCTGGAGAAAGTGACTGCAGGGAAACTTCCCATCAACCATCAGATCATCTACCACCTGCAGGATGTCTTCAACCTGCTGCCAGATGTGAATTTACTG GAGTTCACAAAAGCCTTCTACCTGAAGACCAACGACCAGATGCTGGTGGTCTACCTGGCCTCACTCATACGCTCGGTGGTGGCCCTGCACAACCTCATCAACAACAAGATTTCGAACCGAGACGCAGAAAAGAAGGAGGgacaggaaaaggaggaaggcaagaaagagaagaaagatgacaaagagaaaaaagatgacaaagacaaagacaaggaaaaggaaaaggaaaaggagaagggaGATGGTGCCAAgaaagatgagaagaagaaaaaatga
- the hprt1l gene encoding hypoxanthine phosphoribosyltransferase 1, like, protein MASYLNIADDEKGHDLDLFCVPRHYENDLDRVIIPHGLIMDRTERLARDIIQDMGGHHIVALCVLKGGYKFFADLLDYIKALNQNSDKSVPLTVDFIRVKSYCNDKSTNSVKIIGGDDLSNLSGKNVLIVEDIVETGRTMQTLLSLLSGCKPKMVKVVSLLVKRTPRSSGYRPDYIGFEVPDAFLVGYALDYNEYFRDLSHICILNDQAKEKYKV, encoded by the exons ATGGCTTCCTACCTGAAC ATCGCTGACGATGAGAAGGGTCACGACCTGGACCTGTTCTGCGTCCCCAGACATTACGAGAACGACCTGGACAGAGTGATCATCCCCCACGGACTCATCATGGACAG GACAGAGCGCCTGGCCCGGGACATAATCCAGGACATGGGGGGACATCACATCGTAGCTCTGTGTGTCCTGAAAGGGGGCTACAAGTTCTTCGCGGACCTCCTGGACTACATTAAAGCGCTgaaccagaacagtgataaatcAGTCCCCCTGACAGTGGATTTCATTAGGGTGAAGAGCTACTGT AATGACAAGTCAACAAACAGTGTGAAAATCATAGGAGGGGATGATCTGTCCAATCTCTCAGGGAAG AATGTTTTGATTGTTGAG GACATCGTGGAGACCGGGAGGACGATGCAGACGCTACTGTCCCTGCTGAGTGGATGTAAACCAAAGATGGTTAAAGTTGTCAG CCTTTTGGTGAAGAGGACTCCGAGGAGTTCAGGGTACAGACCAGACT ACATCGGCTTTGAGGTGCCAGATGCCTTCCTGGTGGGGTACGCTTTGGACTACAACGAGTACTTCAGAGATCTCAGT CACATCTGCATACTGAACGACCAAGCCAAGGAGAAGTACAAAgtgtga
- the LOC133009654 gene encoding dynein light chain roadblock-type 2-like has protein sequence MADVEDTLKRIETQKGVIGTVVVNGDGIPIRTTLDNSTTVKYAGLFRQLTVMARSTVRDIDPQNDLTFLRVRTKKHEIMVALENDFLLIVIQRPCE, from the exons ATG GCTGACGTTGAGGACACACTGAAGAGGATCGAAACCCAGAAAGGTGTGATTGGGACAGTGGTTGTCAATGGAGACG GTATTCCCATCAGAACGACCTTAGATAACTCCACCACAGTCAAGTACGCAGGGCTGTTCCGTCAGCTCACCGTGATGGCCAGGAGCACAGTGAGAGACATCGACCCCCAGAACGACCTCACCTTCCTCCGGGTCCGCACCAAGAAACATGAGATCATGGTGGCGCTGG AGAATGACTTTCTGCTGATAGTCATCCAGAGACCATGTGAATAG